In the genome of Thunnus thynnus chromosome 6, fThuThy2.1, whole genome shotgun sequence, the window aaactgatgtgcagagctgctaaacagttactggaaacacttgtttgaagttattgctgcaaaagggggtcacaccaattactgaaagcaagggtttacatacttttgcctcatacaaatatgtaagattggataattttcctcaataaataaatgaaaaagttgattttttttttttttgggtctcatttgtttaattgggttcactttatctagttttaggacgtgtaaatatctgatcacattttaggtcatttatgcagaaatacagaaaattctaaagggttcacaaactttcaaacaGCACTGTAGATTAGTGTTCTTATTTGGGCTGCTTGGttgtaatttttaatgtttgggAAGGAGAGcccttctttttctttagatAACTGCAGTCTTAAACCTGATCCTAGGCCTCTTtccctgtcaaataaatctCAAAATCATTTGTCCAATTCTAGGAATTTTTCATTTGGGAGTTTGGCTGGAATGGTTtgaaacaaatataaatgtcttggtaatatgttcatttttattgtttctacTCTCTGTACTAATCTAGGAAGGGCAACAGATTCCATCTTGTCAAACTAGATTTAATCGTGGAGATCAAAGGTTCATAGTTTATTGCTATAATTTTGTCAAGGTTTTTGGGAATGTCCACTCCCAAGTACCTCATTGCCTCATATTCccagtttattttaaatgtgtctcTAACATATTGAATTGGGATGTAGTTGAATGTGAGTACCTGGGATTTGTGGGCATTTAGTCTGTATACTGATAATGAGCCATATTCTGTTAACTGTGGTCAATTCTGGGAAGGAGGTATTCAGGTGCTCCAGGTATATTAAAATGTCATCCCCAAATAGAGCTATTTTTCGATCTTCTTGAGCCATCTTAATTCCATTTATTCCCTTGTTCTGTCTCGTTCACTGGCTCAAAGGCTCTATAAAAACCACAAGAGAGTAGataagagagagataagagtgGGGACATGGGGCAGCCCTGTCAGCATCCCCGTTCTAACTCAAAAGTGCCTGACAATCCCCCATTCATCCTTATCTTAGCTGTTGGTTTACTCTATAATGCCTGTATTGTCTTAACAAatttttcatgaaaatgtaaTCTGGATAATACTTTCTACAGAAAAGACCAGTCTGCAAAGTCAAAAGCCTTTTCTGTGTCTAACCCTAGTATAACAGCTTCctcattgttcttttttatatgACTGATTACATGCAGTGTACGTCTGATATTGTCCTGGGTTTGCCTTTGTCTTATGAAGCCTTTCTGgtccaaattgataatctgtgGTAGAATTGTTTCAAGTCTTCTTGCTAAAATTGAGGTGAGAATTTTATAATCCTAATTGAGTACACTGACTGGCCTATAATTGGAGCAGTCCAGCCTATCATTCCCTTCCTTTGGTATTACTGCTATCACCGCCTCCTGCTAAGACGGAGGGATTTCGGTTATTTTGGAGTACCCAATTGAATGTTCTCGATAGCAATGAAGATAGTGACTCTTTTTTCGTTTTGTACCATTCAGCAGTATAACAATCAGTTCCTGGGGATTTATTAGTTTTGagtcttatatatatatatattgcctTCTCCAGTTCCTCAGCTGATACGTCAGCCAATAGAGTTGTGTTCTGTTCATCAGAAATTTCAGGAAGGTTAAGAGAATCAAGGAGAGAGTCAGTCAATTGGGCTCCCTTATGGTATTTCCAGGGGTATCGAGTTTTATAGTATTTTTGAAAGCAGCTGTgaattttctgaattttctgtttcatttcttcAATCTTTAATTCTGTATATTACTCTCTCCATTTGTTGCTTCTTTAATTTATAAGCCAGGAGTTTAGCTGATTTATTACCTATTTTGTAGTATTTTTGTTTCAGAAGTGTCAGTTTTTTCTGAATATCTAAAGTGTATATCTCatttatttgatcttttattACCGTGATCTGTTGGTTAGTGCTTACTTTggttctgtctttattttttctttctagaTTTTCCAATTCCAGttctaatttgtttaatttctctTGTCTAACTTTTTTTGAAGTGACATTTTTGCAGTAATTTTCCCCCTCAACACTGCTTTGCAGGCGTCCCACAGCATTAGGGGGAATAGTTTATTTGAGTTTAGTCTCCATGAGAATGATTTTGTCCAACTACTAGTATCCAGTTCCATATAGACAGGGCTATGATCAGATAAATCCCTCAATCTACTTTTACAGGACCTTATTCTGTTGATGTCATTGTTATACATAAAGAAATAATCAATACTTGAGTAGGATGTATGTGGTGCAGAGTAAAAAGTATAGTCTTTAGCCGTGGTGATCAGCTCTCTCCACCAAGGGCCTGATGTGCTCTTTCAACCCTTAGATCAGCTCTATCAGGAATTCCCAAGTTCTCTTTTACTAAGTTTTCCACAAACGCTGTCATCATTGGGGAATTATCCTCCGATCCTTCTACTATACCGTGGATTCTAATGTTGTCCCTTCTTGACCTCTTGATCTGTAGTTTCAACAGTTCCATCATAGCTTCTTCCATTCCCTGTActctttcttctgcttctgaAATTTGATTTTCGGTTTTGTCTATTGTTTATCtatactttttgttttctttatgtcaTCTTTCATTTCCTTGAGAGCGTCATAGTATCAATGCCTTGTGAACCTCATATAGCACTTGATAAAGCTTTAActgaaggtgttttttttaagcaagGATCGGGGAGCTCTGAAGTTAAGCTGCTACCATCATGGCCACTTGTCAGGAAGTCCCAGCTAAATGGGTTTTAATTGTGTTGTGGTCTCGCTATCAGCTATCAGAAATGTCACCAGTTGCTGTtaatcaaaagagaaaaaggctCAAATATGGATCACTGCTTTATCTGGACATGTGACTGACAGTCATAATATTCTGTGTTGACAGAATGCCAGCATGCAATATGTAAATTTGTTGTGCAAGAATGTTTACAAGAGTTACATGTgcattgtttttaaatttccaagacataaaaaaaagaatatttgtgtgtggcatAAATTTCAGCAGAATTGTATACAAATAAAGTGAGCAACTTAGGACAGGTTACTGTATGCAAGCTCAGTTGTAGAAATTCTGTTAAGCTCAGCTCAAATTCACAGACAGTGAAATACAAGccttgttttgtcatttttggtgTGGTTGGAttattttgatgtgtgtgtgaggcataGGCCTCGCTATTCCTCAggtattcattattcatttcattcatttgctgCTATTTGCACACTACAGTATATCCTCTCTCCATGCAGATTGGACCTGACGGTATGGCCAGACTGAGTAGTTCTGCCCTCAACAATGAGTTCTTCACCCATGCCTCCCAGAGCTGGAAAGAAAGGCTGGCTGAGGGTAAATGATTCCTCAATCATCGACAAGAGACTTCTGCCAGGCTTAAAAAGTCACATCAGATGAGACCTGATGGTAATGCATTGAGTACGGTGGGAAAGGAACTAGTGATAACAGCAGCAAAAAGTAGCGAGAAGGTTGTGATGAAGAAGGTGAGGAAATCATAAATACCAACAGTGAAATCTTTGCTGAAAGGCAAGAATGTGCTCTAGCATTCTTCAAGTAGTGTGAATGAAACCAAGGTCATAGAAATGCACAACTTATACTACATCTGCATGATCTTGGTGAATCAGTCCATTCAGAGACCTGATTCAGACAATGTCCTACCTTTTGCAATTCTGATGGTAGCATTGTCTTAGAACCTAACTACAACTGAACACCCACTGCTTATTTTGACAAGTGAAGAACAGCTAAGTCAGGTTtataaaaaaatttttttttttactggtatACAGTTCCAAAAAGTTCAGTTGCGGAGCTGCTCTTTTAAACATTCACATGTGTTTGACCTGTTTAGGTGAGTTCACCCATGAGATGCAGGTGCGTTTCCGGCAGgaaatggagaaagagaaaaaagtagAGGCCTGGAAGGAGAAGTTTTTTGAAGAGTACCACGGGCAAAAGTAAGCACCAACTCATTTCATCCAAGTCTGACTTGATTATTTATACAACAGCCACTTCAGGATTTTTTGTCATATTGAGGTGATTCAGATTATTTAGAATAGTTAGAATATTGTTAACATCTATTAGTTGACCAAACATTAGTGACAGCAAATATCAAAACCATTATTCAGAAAAACTTGTAAATAGCCATTTTTGACTGCATGCCATTTATTTCCATCTGCCCTGCGGTCCTGCATGTAGTGTCAGACAACTTTAACATCACCTACATCAGTTATGGCCACTGTGTGAATAAGATGAATGTCAGTGTTTCCACAATGTGCTAAAATGTAGTTTGTGTACCTGTAGGTCTGGCCTGACACGAGAGGAGTCCCTAAAGCTAACCATGAGTGAAGCCAGTGAAGTTGCAGCCAGTGTGCTGGACAGTGATGTGGCTGTGGTGGCAACTGGTGCTCCCAAGAGACGCAGCGTGGGTCGGCGGAGGAGAGACGGCAGGATGAGGAGACGCACCCGGGCTGACCTGCGTCGCAGGGCCCGTCGGACCCTCTGCAAGGCCACCCCCTCAGCCCTGCAGTCTGCAGAAACAGCTGAGGCCAGTGCTTCTCTGAACACCTCAGCAGTTTCTATTGGCTCTCCCATTTCTGACAACACAGTGATTCAAGGTGAGGTGGTGTTGCAGACAGAGTGTGGCGTGGAGCTCCCAGCGGAGAGTGCCTCCATTGAGCCAAAGTCCTCCCCCACTCCAGAACCAGTCACATTGCCAGACCCCACACCTACTCCCACTCCCAGCTCCAGCCCCAGCCCAACCTCCACCAGCGCCAACGAAGAGCCCGAAGTTACGGCCCGCCTGCTCCCGGAAGAGGCTGCACCTGTACTGGCTTCCACCTCGtccccttcatcctcctcctcctcttcttcgtcTGCCTCCTCACCTGCCTCCTCACCTTCTGATGGACAGGGAGCTTTTGCCGCAGGCCTAGACTCCTCGTCATCCTCCTCAGCGTCCTCCAGTGCTGCAGTAGCTGTCGATCCCCTGGATGACACCGCCTCCGTGGTCACCTCCATCACAGGGGGTACCGCCACCAGCAGCCGTGAGAGCAGCCCCTCGGCCAGCCCAGCCACCACTCCTGTACCCAGCGCCCAGCTCAAGGAGCAGAAGAGAAGGCCAGATGAGACTCAGGCCTTCTCCAGCTTCCCCGAAAAGAGGCCACGGCTCGACAACCGTCAGTCCTTTCGTACCACAATTGACAGTGTCCGTTCGGAGAAGCCGCAGCCGACAACCGAAGAGCCCAAGGTGCCACCAATTCGGGTAAGAGTTTCCAGCCTAAACCTAAAGGGTTTGAGGCTCCTTTTTCTGTTCACAAAACTAATGTGCCTGTTCCCTAAATTAGTTGTTTCCATGTAAAGTTTGACTAACTGTTCTTGTGTCTCTGCCCCAGATTCAACTGTCCAGAATCAAACCTCCCTGGGTCAAAGGGCACCCTACCTACCAGATCTGCCCCCGGATCGTGCCCCCCGGTGAGGGCTCGCGGCGGTCGGGGACGGGGGGTGCGCGCACcttggcagacatcaaagcccGCGCCCAGCAAGCCAGGGCCCAGCGCGAGgccgctgctgctgttgcagCCTCTGGCGACGGGGCAGGGCCGACCGGGGTCGGGCTGCGGCCTACTGCTGGGCTACCGGATAGCAGCAATGGACGACGAGCGCGAGAGCATCCAGGACCTATCGAGcccggaggaggaggaggaagaaggggaAGTGGTGGGATGGAGGAGCAGGGATCGTCTTCAGGCGCTAATTCGTCTGGAACACAACTACAGCTTCTCAATGTAGAGGTCACACGCCAGCCATCCCCTTCCTTGTCCACTACCTCAACCTCCATGTCATTGGAGCCCCCACAGACCCCAAGCCCTCCTCGAAAGGAGGCAGGTAGGGGGGCAGAGGCTGGAGAGGAAATAGAAGCAAAATCAGCCAGTGCTCAGAACTCCTGCAATGGGCTCACAGACAAGGAAGCCGACTTACCCTCTCCAGAGCCTGACACTATATCTGAGTCTATAACCACTCAGCCAGCTAGGCGAAGCCAGGTGACTAAGTCTGCTGCTGCCCCCTCAGAGAGGGTTGACCAGGGATGTGAAAAACCCTCACTGGCCACAACCTCCATCCCAGATTCCCTTCCCAGGTTCGGGGCTCAGGGTGTGGATGTTATTCAGTCACTGGCCAGCTCCTGTCAGcccaaagagaaagaacaaggGAAGGAGGCTGGACTGGGTGGTGTTATCCAGCATGGTTCCCACCGTGTTGACCTCCAGGAGGCACTCTCTTACTCAGCTACAGTGAGACAGCAAACAGACGTGTCCTCACCTCAACATGTGGACTCCTCGGTTGGAGAGAAAGATGATGAGGCTGGGACACATAGTGACTCCACAGAAACAGCTTCAGACTGTGAGAATGAAAGCCAGGAGGATCAGCAACAGCAGCCTGACCAGGACTGGTGCCCCCAACTGAGCACCCAGAGAAACGGCcagctggtcatctgcagcccTCCACCCCAAAACCAGCAGCCAGTCATCCAGGCCCATGTGTCCAGCCGCCATGGTCAGACCGTCATTCAGCCTTGCTTCCCAAACGGCCTGCCTCACCCTCAACACAGCTGCCCCCATTACCAGGACCACCAGTCTCTCTCCACAGCCCATGTACAGGCACTCAGGGACACCAATGTTGTGGTCAAAATGGAACCTGGAGATGATTGCAGAGCCTCCAGACAGAGCTCTGCTGAAGAGGATTGTCATGGAGGTTTAAAGCCTTCTGTCACTTCCCCAACAACTGCTGCTGCCTCCAAGAGACTGACCACCACAGCCAGACCAGTGTCCAGTGTGGAGGCCAACAACCCTTTGGTCACCCAGCTACTACAGGGCAGCCTGCCCCTGGAGAAAGTTCTACCCTCACACTCTGCCAACAGGCTGGAAATCAGCCGATTGTCAGGACCCCAAATCAGACCAGCAGTGGCAAGGACCCCAGGGCCTCGCAACAGACCTGAGGTCTCAGCCCAGTCTCTTAGCCCAGAACTGACTGCCACTTCTCAGAGCCACAGCAAGTCTCCAATAGGCTGCCCAGTCTCCTGTCTGATGGAGGCCCCAGACGCATCACAGTACCAGTCCCAGCAGCCTCCCGGGGCTGTCCCAGTCATCACCTCTCTGCCaccctcctcatcttcctccagTACTTCCTCCTCCAGAAGTAAATCAGACCTTAGCTCTCAGACCGCTGTGGAATCTGCAGTTATCAAAGAGTCTCCTGGTCCTCAGCCCTCACAGGGGGCCACTCCAGACAGGCCCCAGCCAGTGTACAGGACCATGCCTAATGGCCCCTCTCCTTCCCATGCAGACCCCTGTCCCACAGAAGTGATGCCTACTATTAAGATAAACTGGCGGCCCCCTAAGTCTCAGCTCCCCCACGCTCACCAACAACAGCCATCTCCTGCTCCCAGTGTAAAGAATGAAGTCAGTGCAAGGCCCTCTTGCCAAGCTCTTGCCAAATCCTCCCCAACTGTACCACTGAGTGTTAATAAAAGGGAGCCTGGGAGCTCTGCGGACAACTACCTGAGTGGAGGAGCCATGGAGGGACTCCTCAACATGGAGATGACTTTTGCCAGGATGGCAAAGAAAGAGCACAGCAAAGCTCCATACTCCTCTGGCTCCCCCTCGCCCTCatcctctgcctcctcccttCCCTTCCAGCTGTATGGGAAGCTCCCCAAGCAGGGTGTGGGAGGAGTAAGCTACACAGCTAATGTGTCAGTGATGGACAACGGCGGTTTCTCCCGGAGCGTGGCAGACAGCGTGCTCCAGCTGCGCCCCCGCTTGGCGTCTGGCCAGACCACCCTCAGCATCCAGGCCTTTACTGACAGTACAGCCGAGGAGGTGGCGCTCAAGTGCTCGTGTCGTCTCAAAGCCATGATCATGTGCCAAGGCTGTGGTGCCTTCTGCCATGACGATTGCATTGGGCCCTCCAAACTCTGTGTGTCATGTCTTGTGGTCAGATAGTATGTGGAAGTCCCTGTGCACTGTAGAACTGCTATCTGTACAGTATCAGCAGCAGGACTGGCGGGGCTCCAGCATGTACAGAAGCCTGATTAGGGTAGAGCACACAGGAGGAGGCTGTCGGGCAAGATTTGCCTTGTATTATATAATTGgtctgtattttttgttgttgcaaattttcagattttttttagttgtactgatattattattattattattattattgttgttattgttattattattattattgttattattgttgttgttataattattgtGAAATTGGGGCATGATTGATTGTAAATTgtgccttttttgttttctttcctcaaAAACATTTACCTCATCTCATCTTGCTCCACCTGTCATCATTTGGTGGCCATCATTGTTTTGGCCCCTCGTTTGCTCAGCAAACAGGGACTTATTGTTGTCTTTGCGCAAAGaagtatttttttaaccattaaATTGAGTAAATTACATTGTTTCACTGGTCTGTGTTTTGAATCATTTCATGATTCCCTTAAACTCCGGTCTGTAATTACACTTAAGCACAGTGctataaacaaagaaaatgataatattgtgtgtgtgtgtgtgtgtgtgtgtgtgtgtgtgtgtgtgtgtgtgtgtgtgtgtgtgtgtgtgtgagtgtgtgtgagtgtgtgagtgtgagtgaatgattagaaactcctcctgattaacaggcaccttgcatggcagcctctgccatcagcgtgtgaatgtggcatgtagtgtagagcgctttgagtggttggaagactagagaGGCgcaatataaatgcagtccatttccCATAATTGAGTGGTGATAGGGTTCTGAGTCCTTAATACCTTTGATGAAGATAAACTAATCACAGAtaatgtgagagagagagagagttccaAGTACAGGGAAGACGAGTATAATATGAGCTCCTGGatttgcatgtatttttgtcattataaATTGAGAAGCACAAAGTAAAAATGTGGACATCTTAAAGACAAGATCAAGgacaaagtcaaacaaaagcTAGCAGGAGCTTGTTGCTAGAAGAGAGGAAATGGgaagaaaatcaataaacagaTACTCAAAGGGGAGTGAGTAGGCCTACATATAACTAATGAAAGAAACAACACCCCTGGACTGTTGAAAACCTTAAATTCTAGTCGTTTGTTCAAGCGTTAAAAATAGACTACCAAAAATAACTTCGATAAGCCATTTGAGCTGAGGTCAAACTGTGATATTTGGAACCCCAAAGTGGCAGTTAAAATCAGTTAACAGTGGCAGTTGGAAGCTGCAATTTGAACTTTTATTCAAAGAACCCTGACCGATGAGCCATTCAAAACAGTAGCCAACCCTTCATCAACGTCATCAACATACACTACTCACaagacattaaaaatgacacaggGGGAAGCACGTTCAAACAGGTAGTAGCCAGAAACCCTTTTTGCTGATCTTTCTAAATGTGGAGAAATGAGTAATCTCATCCTCTACATTGACAGACCCGAATCCTGGCACAGAGCCATTATCAACCATCACCCTTCAGTGGCAAAGAAAGGGCAAACAAGGAATACTGGCAGTTAAAGATCAGGGACCCAGAGGACTCAAACAGTATAATGACACCTGTCAGTGTTTATAGAAGTGGTAAAGTCATGGTACAGTGGTATCTCTAGCCTTTCTAGGACAGTTTCCAGTCACGTAAATCTCTGGTTGTCACATCCtaatacacacaggtacaatTGACCTGAGGACACAACAGGAGAGTGGCCCTGTCTCTTAGAGCTGTCACTGAGAAGGTATGTCGCACCTTGCCTAACTCTAAGATAGCGATGTCCACTCTGTAACCCAGGAAGGATTTCCACccacacacaatacaaaaagTGAATGTCAGCATCTCCAGAGACTGTGAACTATAGCCAAATGTTCACATTGCCCACTACCCCTCTCTCACTGTACAAGATCTTTATGATTATGTACACCTCTTCAAGGAAGCAGTTCTACTGTTCACTTAGACACTGAGAGATGTCACACTGAACCGAAGACAGGAGGAGCAACACAACCCCCAGCGCTCCAACAACAGAGAGGCATCTCCCAGGA includes:
- the asxl1 gene encoding putative Polycomb group protein ASXL1, encoding MKDKQKRKKERTWAEAARMVLENFSDAPMTPKQILHVIQTKGLKEMRSGTAPLACLVTMLHSQVRGDRVKNSIFFKLPGRMSLFTLKKNALQWTKTTSESETPTEPASATAPPGSSSSTLAAGGAMASVGPTEATEQESCDSTETTAAASGDNDASVDESSSSASCSTELQAPSSQPQTRLSRAAGQQGRTDTQQTQHAQHAQTRLSRSRQSGRQRKKAVMMPRVVLTPLKVNGEHVPSGPMKRSRGGVDVDFETPGSILVNTNIRALINVRTFSAFPAHSQQQLLQLLPEVDRQIGPDGMARLSSSALNNEFFTHASQSWKERLAEGEFTHEMQVRFRQEMEKEKKVEAWKEKFFEEYHGQKSGLTREESLKLTMSEASEVAASVLDSDVAVVATGAPKRRSVGRRRRDGRMRRRTRADLRRRARRTLCKATPSALQSAETAEASASLNTSAVSIGSPISDNTVIQGEVVLQTECGVELPAESASIEPKSSPTPEPVTLPDPTPTPTPSSSPSPTSTSANEEPEVTARLLPEEAAPVLASTSSPSSSSSSSSSASSPASSPSDGQGAFAAGLDSSSSSSASSSAAVAVDPLDDTASVVTSITGGTATSSRESSPSASPATTPVPSAQLKEQKRRPDETQAFSSFPEKRPRLDNRQSFRTTIDSVRSEKPQPTTEEPKVPPIRIQLSRIKPPWVKGHPTYQICPRIVPPGEGSRRSGTGGARTLADIKARAQQARAQREAAAAVAASGDGAGPTGVGLRPTAGLPDSSNGRRAREHPGPIEPGGGGGRRGSGGMEEQGSSSGANSSGTQLQLLNVEVTRQPSPSLSTTSTSMSLEPPQTPSPPRKEAGRGAEAGEEIEAKSASAQNSCNGLTDKEADLPSPEPDTISESITTQPARRSQVTKSAAAPSERVDQGCEKPSLATTSIPDSLPRFGAQGVDVIQSLASSCQPKEKEQGKEAGLGGVIQHGSHRVDLQEALSYSATVRQQTDVSSPQHVDSSVGEKDDEAGTHSDSTETASDCENESQEDQQQQPDQDWCPQLSTQRNGQLVICSPPPQNQQPVIQAHVSSRHGQTVIQPCFPNGLPHPQHSCPHYQDHQSLSTAHVQALRDTNVVVKMEPGDDCRASRQSSAEEDCHGGLKPSVTSPTTAAASKRLTTTARPVSSVEANNPLVTQLLQGSLPLEKVLPSHSANRLEISRLSGPQIRPAVARTPGPRNRPEVSAQSLSPELTATSQSHSKSPIGCPVSCLMEAPDASQYQSQQPPGAVPVITSLPPSSSSSSTSSSRSKSDLSSQTAVESAVIKESPGPQPSQGATPDRPQPVYRTMPNGPSPSHADPCPTEVMPTIKINWRPPKSQLPHAHQQQPSPAPSVKNEVSARPSCQALAKSSPTVPLSVNKREPGSSADNYLSGGAMEGLLNMEMTFARMAKKEHSKAPYSSGSPSPSSSASSLPFQLYGKLPKQGVGGVSYTANVSVMDNGGFSRSVADSVLQLRPRLASGQTTLSIQAFTDSTAEEVALKCSCRLKAMIMCQGCGAFCHDDCIGPSKLCVSCLVVR